From a region of the Pirellulales bacterium genome:
- a CDS encoding GNAT family N-acetyltransferase, whose protein sequence is MTQFLDIHLANDDERRAAHENCHDVWSQGLPLAAHVAHRECSALHQSARWVVGCLDGRVVAALASHPLRFRWHGRSYPGIGIASVHTLREIRGLGFAQRMIRWIEPFERQHGARLSVLFCDIDPRYYARLGYTLCPSHRGWASTASIDLPHVGNDGWRLQPAETTGTFAAQIAAFAEIYNSDHARRAFSVERTTDYWQHLADRLPEAERFWFVSPAGDRCGYVWLRTETRDVVIDDHAVRDGVDANRSKLLRAVVELAAQRGLARAGGWLPAVPLTDGLFGLEPRTTEITMLKSLDEAVVLDQAAIAACDWLQEIDHV, encoded by the coding sequence ATGACACAATTCCTCGACATTCATCTGGCAAATGACGACGAAAGACGCGCGGCGCATGAGAACTGCCACGATGTGTGGTCGCAAGGGCTGCCCTTAGCAGCCCATGTGGCGCACCGTGAGTGCTCGGCGCTACATCAAAGTGCCCGTTGGGTCGTAGGTTGCCTTGATGGGCGCGTCGTCGCGGCGCTGGCTAGCCATCCCCTGCGTTTTCGATGGCATGGCCGCTCCTATCCAGGGATTGGCATCGCCTCGGTCCACACACTGCGCGAGATCCGTGGCCTAGGGTTCGCGCAACGCATGATTCGCTGGATCGAGCCGTTCGAACGACAACACGGCGCCCGCTTGAGCGTGCTGTTTTGCGATATCGATCCTCGCTATTATGCGCGGTTGGGCTACACACTCTGCCCATCACATCGCGGTTGGGCATCGACAGCGAGCATCGATCTTCCGCACGTCGGTAACGATGGCTGGCGACTGCAACCCGCCGAGACGACAGGAACATTCGCCGCACAGATTGCAGCTTTTGCCGAGATTTACAATTCGGATCATGCGCGCAGGGCATTCTCCGTCGAGCGCACGACAGACTACTGGCAGCATCTTGCCGACCGATTGCCGGAAGCCGAGCGATTTTGGTTCGTCTCGCCAGCCGGCGATCGCTGTGGCTACGTCTGGTTGCGAACCGAGACCCGAGATGTAGTGATCGACGATCACGCGGTGCGCGACGGGGTCGATGCTAACCGATCAAAACTGTTGCGCGCCGTCGTCGAATTGGCGGCCCAGCGTGGGCTGGCCCGGGCCGGCGGATGGCTGCCTGCAGTTCCGTTAACGGACGGGCTCTTTGGCCTGGAACCCCGCACGACTGAGATCACGATGCTCAAATCGCTCGACGAGGCTGTTGTGCTCGACCAGGCCGCAATCGCAGCCTGCGATTGGTTGCAGGAGATCGACCACGTGTAA
- a CDS encoding NADP-dependent oxidoreductase encodes MTLVLNHRIVLAARPAGFPKETDFRLEERPIEEPREGQFLVRVIYLSLDPYMRGRMSTAKSYAANVEIGEVIVGGAVGRVEASRHSGFAVGDIVVGNFCWQEYALSRGEGVSKVDSRLGPISTALGVLGMPGMTAYFGLLDVGQPKPGETVVVSAASGAVGAVVGQIAKIAGCRVVGIVGSKDKAAYIRDELGFDAAVDYRAVPDVAAALKHACPQGIDVYFENVGGEILDAVLRHINTRARIAVCGMIAEYNLEQPAVGPRPGRMLLVNRARMQGFLVFDYRDRYPEATRAIAHWIREGKIKYREDIVEGLANAPQAFLGLMQGKNFGKLLVKVSDEAA; translated from the coding sequence GTGACGCTTGTGCTCAATCACCGCATTGTGTTAGCCGCGCGGCCTGCCGGCTTTCCCAAGGAGACAGATTTTCGACTTGAGGAGCGACCCATCGAGGAGCCCCGCGAGGGGCAATTCCTGGTCCGCGTGATTTACTTGTCGCTCGATCCCTACATGCGCGGCCGCATGAGCACGGCCAAAAGCTATGCCGCCAATGTCGAAATCGGCGAGGTCATCGTCGGGGGTGCTGTCGGGCGTGTCGAGGCCTCGCGGCATTCAGGGTTTGCCGTAGGGGATATCGTCGTCGGCAATTTCTGCTGGCAAGAATATGCTCTGTCGCGAGGCGAGGGGGTCAGCAAGGTCGACTCGCGGCTCGGTCCAATTTCCACCGCGCTCGGCGTCCTCGGGATGCCCGGCATGACAGCCTACTTTGGTCTATTAGATGTCGGACAGCCCAAACCTGGCGAAACTGTTGTCGTCTCGGCGGCGTCGGGCGCTGTCGGAGCGGTCGTCGGGCAGATCGCCAAGATCGCGGGCTGCCGCGTGGTGGGTATTGTCGGATCGAAGGACAAGGCGGCCTACATTCGCGACGAACTGGGCTTCGACGCCGCCGTCGATTACCGCGCAGTTCCCGATGTTGCGGCCGCGCTGAAGCATGCCTGCCCTCAAGGAATTGACGTCTATTTCGAAAATGTCGGCGGCGAGATTCTGGACGCCGTGCTGCGGCACATTAATACCCGCGCGCGGATTGCCGTCTGCGGAATGATTGCGGAATACAATCTCGAGCAGCCCGCCGTCGGACCGCGGCCAGGCCGGATGTTGCTCGTTAACCGGGCCCGCATGCAAGGTTTTCTGGTGTTCGATTATCGCGATCGTTACCCCGAAGCGACGCGTGCGATCGCCCATTGGATTCGCGAGGGTAAGATCAAATACCGCGAAGACATCGTCGAAGGTCTGGCTAACGCTCCGCAGGCTTTTCTGGGACTGATGCAAGGAAAGAACTTCGGCAAGCTGCTGGTGAAGGTGTCTGATGAAGCGGCATAG